From Solanum lycopersicum chromosome 4, SLM_r2.1:
TAGAATTCACACAAAGAAGAGTGTCAAGTGAGTGCGCCCTTACTCTTATAGCAGCTGAGCAGAACATACCTAGTAGAATTCACAATTCACACAAAGCAGAGTGTCAAGTGAGTGTGCTCTTACCCTTACAGCAGCTGATGAGGGCATGTGAAAGCAGGTGTTCCAGCTAAGACTGACATTATAAATCAACCTTGAGATGAAAACACACATCTCTCTGCCCTTTGACTGTTTAAACCTGTCATCTGTCTTTCTTTGCACATGACATAATAGTACTAAATGCCAATACTACTTTTCTAGGTAAAACAATTTCTAGTAGGACTCCTCAAATTCATTTTTGCATTTCTCCATACAGCAAATTCACTTctacttttcatttattttcttctaacaACATCCTGAAGAAGATAGCCTCTTCAGAATAAATCAAGAAGGAAACTTGGACAATATAAAATGctcttttagttttttttttcttcagaaaaATTAGGTATCAATTATGAAAAGAAGATCTTCATAAGTGGATTATTTCTTCATTTGGACCAAGATGAAATAGGGAATAATTTAAACTGTACTTGCTCTATTTACACGTCAAAACATGTAATTGTCTGAACCATACATAATCTACAAGTTTAGTAAACACAGCACATTAGCCTTCAGCCCACCACTAATCATAACAAGAAATCCAAGAGCAGACAGCTTTCTGTGGTGGGTTCTGGCTTTAATGGTTGTTTACATGAACTAGCTACTGCTCGTATTTCATTACAACAGCTTCAAAAATGCCATCTGATCTGAAATTTGGTGAAAACAACCTCGGATCGACAGGCCCGGGCAAACGAAAGGAGACGGTGAAAGGACCAGATGGACATTGTTGCTGAATTTTCATATCAAAGACCCGAGAATATCTTGATACGGTTCTTCCACCAGTTGATGTCACCCCCCGAATAAGGACCTTCCCATCTTTTTCAATCTCACAGTTGAACTCACCTGCAACAAGGGGTTAAAGTGTTCATTTAGTAAATATGATGGAGATACCACCATGGTCATGGAAGTTTGTGAATCTATTTGCACCAATGGATGCAGTCTTTACTCTGTAGTAAAATCAGAAAACAGGATCAGTCAATATGGAGAGCAAGAACTTAAACGGTATCAGCCAATCTCGTTTTCTGAGTGCTAGGCAGAGAAATCTGACATACAAGAATTCTATCAGGATAGCAGCTTTTCTATGATAATGTCGTGATTGCTAGATATcgaaaaaaaactatataaggATCATAGACAGGCCAATAATGAGTAAATTCAGAAGCATCTCCACATAATAATTGCCCatatatttctttctcaaataGACATCATGAGGTAGCGTTAGAAGCTTAACACAGGAATATGGTtgttaaatttatctttttgtttatATTGGACTACATCCATCAACCAATCCTAGCTGAGTGTGCATtaggaaaatgaacaagttacACATAGAAATTCCCatctatttgttttaatttctgTCGAAATAGTATCCTATCATCAGTGAAAACAAATGcacaaaattaaattcatatcaGACTCATCCACATCCCCTAACTGCAATCAGAGACATGCAGCATAATGAACTTCCCAATTCAAGCCATATTTCTCACATTCGGCATGCTTCCCAACTCTCTATATTGTGACTGGATGTGGATTTCATTGCATGCAATATGATAAGTTCCTCGGCTGATGGTCAGTGGTAAAAAAAGATCAGCAACATAGATGTTATGCGATACTTCCATGAATATCTGTGGGACCATTGACTCACAAGGCCTTAGTCATATAATAGAGTAAATCAGTCAAAGGGCAACCATATGTGATTGGTCAAAAGCACAAGCTTCATGAACTACTATTTGCTTTAGGTCCTTCTGCAGTAACAGCTTGGTAATATCAGTTCTGTAATATCTGATCCACATAAATTATAACCAAGATCTCTGCTGACTAAGACCTTAAAGCAAATTAGCACATTCAAACATATTACGGAAAGGCAACAAAGTAAAAGGTAAAGTAACAAACCAGGATCTTTCTTGACTCCAGGTAGAGCAATACGAAAATAGTAAGCAGATATGCTAACACCGATATCAACAACTCCAACAGGTGGTCCAGCTACCCCTTTGCATGCCGTTCCTGTCAAGATAGCAGGGCCCCCCGAGTTACAATATTCCAAGTTGGGAAGAGGGAGAAGTGACATCATGCAAGGCCTGTCTACACCACTGGTCATTGAATCAGAATGATGCCTCTTTGTCACATTGTGTTCCATCTTCATCAATGATGTACCATTTCCAGCAGAGTCTTCCCCATTCGATTTCTCCTTGGACCGCTTCCAAAGTATTCTCTTAATCTTCTTTTTAGGATGTAAGCATTCCATGTTTGACATTTACTGACTTTCCATGTTCACCATATCTTTCATCAGAAACATACTGTAAGCATTCAACAGTTATCCAACTCCAAAACTAATTCTGCCATCAAAAGAAGCAAGAAGAACTCAGGTAggaaaaaggtcaaaaagaaCAACTACCAAAAAAGGTTTAAACTGGGAAAAAGAAAGAACCCTTGGGCACAAAAAGAAATTCAGAGAAAATACTGTAATATGCAAGTTATACTACTTCATAGAATCTATAAGCAAGTCCATTACAGTATGTGCAAATACCTAGGAGATGTGCTTTTAGTAGCTATATGCTATGGTAATACCCAGTGTCAAGAGgccaataaaataaagaaaagagagaTGAGGTGAGTTTATTGACAGGTTTAACTGGAACTGACCCTGAACATAAGCAAGCTACTTAGTGTAAAGCATTAACTGAACCTCCAGGATCAACAGATGTTCTACAAGCTACTAAACCACTGAGCATAAGCAAGCTACTAAATGTAAAGCATTAACCAAATCCCTAGATGTTCTATAAGCCATTAATCCCTGGTTTACACACATGTCACCAGCACATATGGAGAGAGGAGGGATTCAAATAGAAGAAACTAACTCCTAGGCTGGTGTCAACCTTACTAACAGTTGAAAACATAAATTAGAGGAAAATTGGAGAAGTAAGTAAGTTCGTGACATTATAATAGGCATATACATTTAATTACTGGCACTAAAACAATAGGAAAATCAGTTATTTGTTCAATCCACATGCCTAGCCTGAGTGGGACAAAAACTACTTGGGTCAAAAAGAGGTTTAGTGTGCCCTAGGGAATGGGATTTTCTGGTTACAATTGGAACGTTAACAAAATCAGCGACTACCTATAACTGCAAGCATGAGCCACTTCATGTTCAAATCTATCAACCAACTTGTCATTACTATTAGTTAGTTCAGAACATAACTCAGTAACTTGACAAACAGAATAGTCAGTCAGTTTACAGAAAATCTAAAACAAAGATATAAACTAAGCAAAAGAGTAAGAGCTTTTTAACCCTATTCATTGAACACCCAAGCTTTTTCAAACTTTATGTTGCAACAGCCATGTTTTATGCAATAACCTAAACCCAAAAGCAGAGAATCAAAAATTGCATtggatttttctttctttaatggAGGAGGTGAAAGATGATGTGAAGTACGTGTCAATTTTTAGAGAAACAGAGgaggatttttttatttttgataaagaaacaactagaatatttttttaataaataaataataaaataaaaatcaaagtcTCTGTATCTAATCGAAGGTATAAAAAACAATAGACAGTCGTCTTTCTCAGCTCTCTTCGGTTCTTGTCATAAGTATATATGTGGAGTTCTCTTTTCTTCTCACTCCCTTTGTTCATTCTTGGTTCCGTTTCACATCCTCTGCTACTTATCTATGCCTTTTTTTCGCCTCAACACTTGTAGCTGTTGTTCTTTgttaaattaattactttatgGACCGAAACTCTTCATAAATTACTACCCCATATtgcttccttttttttctttctacagcaagcttccataaatatatatcttttcCTAGGAAGTGATCTTCATAttggaagaaagaagaagaaaattcacCATGTTAAAGAAATAACAACTAACTTGTTGTTTTAACTTTCTTTTACAACAAGGGAAAGCAGATTGAAAGAATCAAATTTGATACTTGAATATTGAAATTATGGAGGAGAAACATTGACCAAAATTGGattctatttattatataaagagTATGTCATGAACGATTGCTAGCTATAGACACACATTACACATAGCTAGCTATCAAAGATGCATGGAATGGGATCCTGCACATATAGCTTTTGTCTTGTTCCCTTATCTTTGGACATGTCTTGAGCTTAGTTTGTTGGatgaacatttatttatttattgtacataaaataatattatatagtaAAGTCACGTATATAATAAAGAGAAACAGCTAGATGCCTTGAGTAATAAATTAGACCAGCTAGGtacctttaaattttaatttcaagaaaCCATAACATAGGAGGATAATATAggttatgatataataattaaaagggATAGttttaaagtataaatataagatAAGACAGAAAAAGCAAAGTTGGACTCGTCAAAGGCTAATCATTGGGAACTAACGCCCACATTGCTTTTAGGCACATTCacacaaaataagaaattaaaaggtTAAATGGTTTTCCTTGCAATCTACTGATCCTTTTAATAAAGCACAAAAAAAGCAGATGgtaatattaattttgtctACATATAAATTGGTTGCCTCTCTTGCAAATTCTTTTATCCATTATTCTACCAAGCCCCTTAATTTTGTGCCATTTTTCCAACTGTTGCTAGCTACAGACCATCCATTGGCTTAATTAATTATCATCGTGAACATGGAGGTTTGTACACTCATCACTTATCTCCTTTCTAATTTTCTAGTTGTATCTACAACACAACATTAGCTAACACTACttaataatgtaattttatgGCATGCAGACAGTTGAATTGAAGGTAGAGATGGTTGGAATACATGAGAAAAGAGTGAGGAAATGTCTATCTAAATTAAAAGGTACGGTACTAATGATTAatgatgaattattattatgttgagatacatatatatgtgtgtgtttaATTATTATTGCAGGAATAGATAAAGTAGAAGTGGAAGCTAAGAGTGAGAAAGTGGTTGTGATGGGTTATGCACACAAAAACAGAATACTAAAAGCAATAAGGAGAAGTGGTCTTAAAGCTGATTTTTGGTCACCTCAAAATGAACTCCTTCAAGCTTACGCTGCTAATTTCACTTTCAACAAATTCTCCTTCTTTAATTGATTCAATAACAAATTTCTCCATTGAATTTCATGCATCTACTCTTTGATACATAATCTTGTACGTACCTACGTGGTTGCATCAGTTTTTGAGTAATACATATATTTGAATTTGCACATTTAAGGTCCTTCACTTGTCAACTGTTGTAACgattaaattcaaaatctttaATTAACTACGCTAACTTTATTTCAAGTTAAAGAGGACAACACAATAATGGACGGATTCATTCTGAACGTGacacattttttactttttaattaaatagaagAATGAAGTGGTAGGACGACCAaggataaaaatgtaattttatactAGCAAAAATCTATTTCTATTAAGAAAGATAGCAAGAGAAACAAATAATTCTATAAACAACTTTTTtgtatatgaagtgaatgatgattaaatgtaaaaatataatttcatactaacaaaaatctacGAAAAATAATAGTTTTACAAACTAAACAGTATTAGAAGCATctttagttaatattatttctatcaACTCATTTTGTTATCACTTCGCCCTTCTTTTTAGgaattattgtgatatctatttattactctatttaactattactttaattaattcctaatatttttatattcattatgctTACTAAAAATGTCTactttaacataaaaattattacttaaaaaatatatattttaataaatgttaaaaagtaactttacaaataaaatgaataggatgatatatatatttgtagttAGAGTAAACTAAAAATGTTTACTATAATCAAGTTTATGCTTTTACTTGATTTTAAACATATTAATCTAAATATGTGAACTGATGTAAGTTTGATTTAAAAACTTGAGAACAATCTAGGGTAATATgatcattttatattatttcattttaaaaatctataaattgtatttttaaacttcattaaaatatttttgttagtgGTAAATTTCCTCCACAAGAcacataactttttaaaaaactataaacATAAGATTTTTCTAGAACTAAATATATGACACAAACAAATAGACAATCACTCAATCTCCATTTATTCACTCCTCAATTCTCTCCCCTCTCATGTCTTATTTCAATAAATTTctcaacctttttttttttggcgtCCTAAATAGTATACACTCCTGCATAGGATCTCTTATTAGGAGAACCAAtaatgtagtttttttttcaacattaagaactacatttttttatcaattctCTATATAATGACCCtacttttgtaaaataattataagacaaaaataaaaatttactatTTCTTAGTGGACACATCACTTCTAAGACTTGTCCATATAGTCAATTTTCAGCAAAATTCATCTGCTCCACACTTTTCAAACACCCAATGAATCAATTAACATgttaaattcaatatcaatcacaattgattttatcaaaaagcTTAATTCAAAAGGAATGCAACCAGTGAGCAAGCTCTTCAAAAACAaagtttcaacaatttcaaaagCATATTATGTCCTTTCCATTGGTTCTCTTCGGACTTTTCAAAGTCATGACGTTTTTTTTTTCGactgtatttttaaaatattttcgtCCATCTTTTGATCTAAAaatatccttgtatttttaaaaatatttttggcttCTTTTCGATTCTTTAATAGagcatatttattataaaataatatcacaaaattttattttaataatttttaaaagctatgtgtataaattatatattttaaaaaatctaaaaatttatgattcCCCCAAAACAGTAATTATTTATAGGTCGAGGAAACAATAACTTGCCATAATTATAGTCAAAAGAAgactagtattttttttaaaaaaaaatggacaaaATATAGGTATGGTAAATGATTTTTAATACTAAATAATAGGACAGAGGAAATCAATGTATGGGAGGGGCGGTGAGCAGTGAACTGATTACTAACTAGTAAAGAGTATTGTGTTGGTGTTTCCAAAGCTAGGTTAAGTTGTGGGGAAGGAGAGAAAAATGCATCTGAGCGAAAACGAAGGGATAGAGAAGAAGAGTTTCGTGGTTACTGGTGGACTTGGTTTTATAGGCGCCGCACTTTGTGTTGAACTCGTCAGAAGGGGTGCTCGTCTTGTCAAAGCATTTGATCTTAGAACCCATTCTCCTTGGTCATCTCAACTCCGTCAATGTGGGGTTCAAATCATTCAAGGTATCCCTTATCCACATTTCCCATTCAACTCAACTTTTCTGATTCAGTTTACATTTCACTCGTTCTTGCTCAAAATATTCTGTTCAATTCAACATTTGGCGGATTGACTAGAATCCCAATTCCGATTAATATGAGGTGCCAGCTTTATTGATTGATTATTAAGGAATTTGTCACTCCTCTTTCTATGATTCCAGAAACGgatgatatatatatgtatattcacTATTACACTCGTTCCTTTCTGCTCAATGGTCAGGGGATATAACAGACAAACAACAAGTCCAGAAAGCACTACAAGGGTCAGATTGTGTTTTCCATCTTGCTTCTTATGGCATGTCCGGGAAAGAAATGCTTCAGTATAGTCGTGTTGATGAGGTTAATATTAATGGAACCTGCCACATTATTGATGCTTGCCTTCACCATCACATTAAGAGGCTTGTTTATGTCAGCACACCTAATGTTGTTTATGGTGGTAAGGAAATTCTTAATGGCAATGAGAACCTACCTTATTTCCCAATAGATGACCATGTTGATCCATATGGACGAAGCAAATCAATTGCTGAACAATTGGTCCTAAAGAGCAACCGTCGTCCCTTCACGTAAGTTATTTTTTACATCAACATTTCATTCACAATCCACTGAAATATATCCTGTAAATGTATGCTCTTTATACAATCTACTGCAGTGACCTATCATTATGTACCATATGCTACATACTATAGAAAATAGCTGATGTCTAGACTAAATAGTTGCATTTGCAAGATTGTTTTTACTGGAGGATAAGTTTCCTTTTTTATAGAAATTACAAAATGAGCAAAATCTCTTCGGCTTTCCTTTGCTAGTGCAAACTTTTTTTAATCAGTTTCTCCAAGTCAAACATGTATGACAAAAAGCTGCCAAAACCCTTTGTAGTGATGCTAGTAACCCCTCAGCTGTTTGGCCTTTTCAGCTCTGcgtgtgtatatgtatatttatgatTGTTTACAGCAAGAGCTGCTACTTGATATTGTATTGACATAATTTTATATGGGTGTTTTCTCTCTTCTTGGCATGTATCTTCATTGGACAGTAAGAACAATGGCGAATGCCTTTACACCTGCGCAATTCGTCCAGCTGCTATATATGGTCCAGGTGAAGAAAGGCACCTGCCAAGGATCATAACTCTTACAAAGCTAGGTCTGTTTCCCTTTAAAATCGGTTCACCAAATGTAAAATCAGATTGGGTGTACGTCGACAATCTTGTATTGGCGCTTTTATTGGCTAGCATGGGACTTTTGGATGACATCCCTGGCAGAGAAGGGCATCCAATTGCTGCTGGTCAACCTTATTTTATATCAGATGGTAAATACTCGTTGGCTTATATTTGTTGTGTAGGAATGTGGAATCTTGCTTTGGACCAAGTAGAGGTGTAATTACTAATTTCTAATTAAGATTATTCTTTTAGCATTCTCCAGAGACTTTAGAATCTAATTGCTTTTATCGGAGTAAAAAATGTTTCTATAAGCAGAGCAGTTTTTACTTGCTACTTACTGCATCACCTTCCTTCATCAATGATCTTCTGTTGCAGGTTCTCCTATCAACAGTTTCGAGTTCCTTCGCCCTTTACTGAAAAGCCTGGATTATGATCTACCTAAGACATCACTAGCTGTCTCTCATGCACTTCTTCTGGGAAGAATTTTCTGGGCTTTCTACTCCTTTCTGTATCCTTGGTTGAATAGTAGGTGGCTTCCTCAACCTCTGATCCTTCCTGCTGAAGTCTACAAGGTTAGTGCTTCATATTTGAATCTATGTTTGCTTCTTTTATTCAAATGGATAGGCTTCACTAGCATTATCAAAAACCAGTTTTGTATACTACATATCTTTCCACCGGCTTTTACTCAGTTTATGGCATTTCTTACTACTGTGGAATTGATAATATATCTATACCTTGTGCATATCTAATTGGGCAAATGTAGcagattcttttttatttttgttacgaAGATGGTCTATATTGGTCAATAACTGTCAAATGGTTAAATACCTTAATTGTTTGACCTTGCGACAAGACTTGTTCCCTTAAGTCGTTACTTGTCCCTGTTCACACCTGTATTGATATCAAGCAATAGTGAACTCTCTCTGGTCACGGACACAACAATTGTATAAGAGGCAGAATTGTAGTTGATATTTGGTTTTCTGGTTGTGCTAGGTTGGTGTCACTCATTACTTCTCTTTCCTAAAAGCAAAAGAGGAACTTGGTTACGTCCCAATGGTAAGTTCTAAGGAGGGCATGGCAGCAACAATTGCATATTGGCAAGAAAGAAAACGTAGGAGTTTGGACGGACCTACAATATGGGCATGGCTGTTTTGTGTAATTGGAATGTTGGGGTTGTTTGCTGCTGCATATCTGCCCGACTATGGACCCATTCCCTTAATTAGAGCAGTTCATCTCTTCTTCTTTCGCTCTATATTGGCGTTGAAAGTGATATTTGTTCTAGCAGCTGCTGCACATGTAGGTGAAGCTATATATGCATGGAATGTTGCAAAAACAATAGATCCTGCAAATGCAAGAGGATGGTTTTGGCAGACATTTGCTTTGGGGATATTTTCCCTACGATTACTTCTGAAGAGAGCTAAAAAGTAGGGATCAGCGGCCatatttctcttttaaaaaaatatgaaggtttttttttataataaacgAGTT
This genomic window contains:
- the LOC109120119 gene encoding heavy metal-associated isoprenylated plant protein 30-like yields the protein METVELKVEMVGIHEKRVRKCLSKLKGIDKVEVEAKSEKVVVMGYAHKNRILKAIRRSGLKADFWSPQNELLQAYAANFTFNKFSFFN
- the LOC101267522 gene encoding uncharacterized protein, whose translation is MHLSENEGIEKKSFVVTGGLGFIGAALCVELVRRGARLVKAFDLRTHSPWSSQLRQCGVQIIQGDITDKQQVQKALQGSDCVFHLASYGMSGKEMLQYSRVDEVNINGTCHIIDACLHHHIKRLVYVSTPNVVYGGKEILNGNENLPYFPIDDHVDPYGRSKSIAEQLVLKSNRRPFTKNNGECLYTCAIRPAAIYGPGEERHLPRIITLTKLGLFPFKIGSPNVKSDWVYVDNLVLALLLASMGLLDDIPGREGHPIAAGQPYFISDGSPINSFEFLRPLLKSLDYDLPKTSLAVSHALLLGRIFWAFYSFLYPWLNSRWLPQPLILPAEVYKVGVTHYFSFLKAKEELGYVPMVSSKEGMAATIAYWQERKRRSLDGPTIWAWLFCVIGMLGLFAAAYLPDYGPIPLIRAVHLFFFRSILALKVIFVLAAAAHVGEAIYAWNVAKTIDPANARGWFWQTFALGIFSLRLLLKRAKK
- the LOC101267233 gene encoding increased DNA methylation 3-like, which encodes MSNMECLHPKKKIKRILWKRSKEKSNGEDSAGNGTSLMKMEHNVTKRHHSDSMTSGVDRPCMMSLLPLPNLEYCNSGGPAILTGTACKGVAGPPVGVVDIGVSISAYYFRIALPGVKKDPGEFNCEIEKDGKVLIRGVTSTGGRTVSRYSRVFDMKIQQQCPSGPFTVSFRLPGPVDPRLFSPNFRSDGIFEAVVMKYEQ